acacctccccatccccccccatTCTCTCAACCACCTTCCCTAtcagagaaaaaaagacctTGCATCTTCCTActcatcccacccaccctgAAGTTGTCGTTATCGCCAAGTAGGTCCCCACCTTCCTTACTCATATCTTGCAAGCCAACAGCTTCAAGTACTGCGTATACGCGGCATAAAAGATCGGCAAAGGCCCACGCACCTTCCTCGAGAACAAAAAGCGCCTCGCATTCCCATGATACAGCTTTGTATTACCTGACTTGGTGATTAACCACATCAATAAGCCCAGCGGGGATGTGGACAGGATGAATCATACCTACGTATTGTGTGTCGATGTAAGCAGAGCAGCGACATCCATGATTGGGCGATCAACACACCATCCGTTGGGGATTGCGTCCCGGCGTATCAGTGCGTATTTGATGACTGAACCGGGCTGAAGTGGGCTTTTCGTGCGTATTAACTATATGGCTCGTAGTCAGCAATAATGACAAAAAAGTCTGAAAGAGTAACATGTAGGTCGACCTGTGTCCGCCGTGGCTCGGAAAAGTGCGCCGGGCTATCTGATTGTCCCTGTTGTCAATTTGTCATCCACCCTCTCTTCTATCAGACACAACCACCCTGAGCAGACACAACACCCTCCACTCGGCCAGTTGAATACATGTAAAACAGTGGTTTGAGCCAAGTTAACCCTGGAAAGTACTGGTAAACGTACATGGGTATAATGTGTACAATCCTCCTACAAAAACGCCTCGGGATTCCTATATCTGGAATCCCATGCTTCCATGATGCACATGCAGACTCCATCTCCCCAATGCTGTTACAGTCATCTCCAGTAGTAGTTAGACCTCCTACACAGAACCACCTGCTTTGCCTTCTACCATATGCCATTGACGAAATCAAAACGCCTCCCTCCACGCTTGCGTGACCATACGCTCCTTGCCATGCCCTTCATGCAGCTGTCGCTGGAATCATGTGTTGTCTATAGGGTGTATGTATGCTATGCCGCTCAATAATGAAAAAAGTCAAATGTACTCCGGAAACTTAATCGATCGCGATTATTTCGTCATGTCTTGGGACTCGCCGCACAAAGCGTGGCTGTTGATTTTCAGCGCCAGGATACGCCATGGGAGCAGCCGTTCCATAGGGTTGATGCGGGCGGTCAGCTTCATATGTGGCGACTTGGTCGTAACTGTGTAAGGTAATGTCAGTATTGGGACCAGGCAGTAGAATCGAGTTTGTACTAACCCTGGACGAGCTGGGTAATATTGATACCCAACAACACGTTCCTGGCGCTCCGATCGCTGCGGCAGACGGATGAAATCAGCTTGCTCATAGACTGGAACACGGCCGGCATGCTCTTGTAAGTAGCCTGGCCTTTCGACAGCCACAACTCGCTCGTATCGCCGGGACGGATGATTGACAGGCACAGGGCGTGCGTCAAATTCGCCCGTGTCAACCGGAATTGGGCTCAGCTCATGTCGCCTTGggaagttgttggagaggcGAACAATCTCTACAAAATCTCCTCGCAAACGGTCCATGGGCTGATTCCTATCCTCAACAAACCGACTATCATGCCTCACAGTATCCATAGGAACAGCTGGGCGAACATCGGCAGTCCCTCTGACGGTGTAAGAACGACCGGCGGGCTGTGGACGTATAGGCTCTGCCCAATGATGCGGCGTAGGCGCTGAGGGGCCTTCAATGTAGATGGGACGGGCTTCCGACCTACGGACTAGCCCGCTGTCCTCGACATAAACGGGTCTTGCCTCTGACCTAAGGTGCGCCACGTCATCATGGCGTGGAACAATATCCTGGTATGTTGTTAAGCGGTGCAAACTCGAATCAGCAGGTCCGCCGGGCATCCAGTTCTGTTCAGACCGCGGAGGTAGTCTGACGAAGCCTTCCTCACCGCCCGGTGTCCGGTATCCGCGCGCCTCAGCGGGCCTGCTGTAGGAGTCTTCAGCACGATGTGTCATGTATCCCATCGGAGCAGACTCAAACGCGGAGGGATGTTGCTTCGCAGTGAGTCGTGAGGGAGAGGCAGGCTCGATCGACTGTAAAACATGCTCCTTGGGTTCCTGGCTGTGATAGTGACTCGCCCGGTCACCCTGACGGTCAGGATAGGTATGAGACCCAACTATAGGTCCACGTTCATTCTCAACTGCAATCCTGTAAGGGCGTGGCGCCTCTGGAGCATGACTACCGGTGGCAGTAGAGATACGCTGCGCTACATCCGTGTAGCCAGGCCGGCTCACAGCCTCTTGGAACCCGTTGTGGAGATCGAGGGGAGTTTGAGAATAATATACCCGCTCCTGTGGACTGCGAGCTGTAGAAAGATCAGATCCCAACCGAGTTGGGTATTCGAGGCGTAACGGGCCACGGCTGGCAGACCTACCATTGGCCATTGGAGCTGCAGAAGTTACGGATTCTTCTGGTGCACGTCGTTGACGCTCCACAGCCTCATTCCAAGCCACGTCGCGGGCCGCTTGATAGCGACTGAACCCGCGCTGTGCCCACTTGGCAGCTTTGCGATCTTTCTGTTGagtcttcttgatggcgcTGCGCTCTGGGTGGGCCACGCGGGGACCATAGTCCCCGCGAGGCTGCTCAGCAACCTGTCGAACCGCAGGGTGGGCGGCAGTTTGGTTCTGCCGTAATTGCGCAGCTCGGATGGAGGGAGGCACCCAGTTCGCCTCCGCTTGGTCTTCATCGTCTGCCACCGAGGTATCAGACGaatcatcctcgtcgtcatcttcatcatcatcctcattgTCGCTCTCAGAATCGGAGATCACGATGACCTCGTACAGAATCTCATCGAGCTGGTCTCGTCCTGTCTCCTCATCTCCTCGCCACTTGACGAGGTAGTCGAGGCAGAGGGACTCGACGGCTTTTCTCGCATTGACCCAAGATGTCTCTTTGAGCAGCTTATCATACCGAGTATGGTTATGGCGGATATGGGCCAATACAGCGAGCTGAACTCGGCGTGACAAGGTTATGTCGGCAGCAAGGCCAACCGGAATAGAGTCTTTGCTCTGTGCGACCCTCGACTATCTAGGAGTGAGTTTGGGTTGTTGAGCCAGCAATGGTaatctacctaccttgttAAACGCATGATCTAGAATCATCTGGCGGTCGGTATGAGGAATGCGCGGAAACAGATCTCTTATAGCTGCGTCAGCCTGCTTGGTGATGTCTTCTTGTCTCTCCGGGATGGGTTCAGGAAGGCCCAGCTGAGCACTGGTACCAACCAGCTGATCATCCCCAAGAGTTTTGCGAGCTTCCTCCA
This window of the Podospora pseudoanserina strain CBS 124.78 chromosome 3, whole genome shotgun sequence genome carries:
- a CDS encoding hypothetical protein (COG:S; EggNog:ENOG503P07C), with product MGRDKKKKGVVATAPTGTHAKSRHKKDRKGNPVDWAAPLPPGLVAIPDKPQLSKKYKTWYEAVENKNKKKRLEFEFTQNRQPPPGMEFVPIGNPALTTLCKELSRERDAMIFIVTSMNGVFSAALSFHLNRVGHHFRESIVEEARKTLGDDQLVGTSAQLGLPEPIPERQEDITKQADAAIRDLFPRIPHTDRQMILDHAFNKSRVAQSKDSIPVGLAADITLSRRVQLAVLAHIRHNHTRYDKLLKETSWVNARKAVESLCLDYLVKWRGDEETGRDQLDEILYEVIVISDSESDNEDDDEDDDEDDSSDTSVADDEDQAEANWVPPSIRAAQLRQNQTAAHPAVRQVAEQPRGDYGPRVAHPERSAIKKTQQKDRKAAKWAQRGFSRYQAARDVAWNEAVERQRRAPEESVTSAAPMANGRSASRGPLRLEYPTRLGSDLSTARSPQERVYYSQTPLDLHNGFQEAVSRPGYTDVAQRISTATGSHAPEAPRPYRIAVENERGPIVGSHTYPDRQGDRASHYHSQEPKEHVLQSIEPASPSRLTAKQHPSAFESAPMGYMTHRAEDSYSRPAEARGYRTPGGEEGFVRLPPRSEQNWMPGGPADSSLHRLTTYQDIVPRHDDVAHLRSEARPVYVEDSGLVRRSEARPIYIEGPSAPTPHHWAEPIRPQPAGRSYTVRGTADVRPAVPMDTVRHDSRFVEDRNQPMDRLRGDFVEIVRLSNNFPRRHELSPIPVDTGEFDARPVPVNHPSRRYERVVAVERPGYLQEHAGRVPVYEQADFIRLPQRSERQERVVGYQYYPARPGYDQVATYEADRPHQPYGTAAPMAYPGAENQQPRFVRRVPRHDEIIAID